The proteins below come from a single Candidatus Woesearchaeota archaeon genomic window:
- a CDS encoding LemA family protein has product MSTLWIVLIIAAVIILYVIYVFNSMITLKNRVQNSWGQIDVQLKRRYDLIPNLVETVKGYAKHEKETLDMVTKARAGLMKGGMQERAKASDMITNALKSLFAVAESYPDLKANQNFLMLQEELAGTESKIAYARQFYNDMVMKFNTKLEKFPTNMVGKMLNFASKEYFKTEGVEREAVKVKF; this is encoded by the coding sequence ATGTCAACTTTATGGATTGTGCTTATCATTGCTGCAGTGATCATCCTTTATGTGATCTATGTCTTCAACAGCATGATAACTCTGAAGAACCGTGTCCAGAATTCTTGGGGCCAGATCGATGTGCAATTGAAGAGAAGATATGACCTGATCCCGAACTTGGTCGAGACTGTCAAGGGCTATGCCAAGCATGAGAAAGAGACTCTTGACATGGTCACAAAGGCCAGGGCAGGATTGATGAAAGGTGGCATGCAGGAAAGAGCAAAGGCCTCTGACATGATAACTAATGCCTTGAAGTCCTTGTTCGCTGTCGCTGAGTCTTATCCTGACCTGAAGGCCAATCAGAACTTCCTGATGCTTCAGGAGGAATTAGCAGGCACTGAGTCCAAGATCGCTTATGCCAGGCAGTTCTATAATGATATGGTGATGAAGTTCAACACAAAGCTTGAGAAGTTCCCTACGAACATGGTCGGCAAGATGCTCAACTTCGCATCCAAGGAATATTTCAAGACAGAGGGTGTTGAGCGGGAAGCTGTCAAGGTCAAGTTTTGA
- the htpX gene encoding zinc metalloprotease HtpX, which produces MYEAISANKRNSVILIILFILFISALGYFFGIYIGDIYIGVFIAAFISIIYAVIMYFTGDRMILTLSRAKPVTKQEYPHLFHTVEGLAIAAGIPTPKLYIIDDTAINAFATGRSPEHAAITVTKGCIDKLNRTELEGVIAHEMSHIKNYDIRIMMLTVIMVGIALLLSDFILRSFLWGGGRKRESGGSAGAILIVLGLVLALLTPLIAELMKLAISRKREYLADADGALLTRYPPGLADALKKIRDDNEPLVEAANKATAHLFIENPLKKKKGKVKSLFSTHPDINDRIKRLEAM; this is translated from the coding sequence ATGTATGAGGCAATTTCAGCCAACAAGAGGAACTCAGTCATCCTGATAATCCTCTTCATTCTTTTTATTTCTGCTCTTGGTTATTTCTTCGGGATATATATCGGCGATATATACATCGGCGTCTTCATCGCTGCCTTCATCTCCATAATCTATGCAGTGATAATGTATTTCACAGGCGACAGGATGATCCTTACCCTGTCAAGGGCAAAGCCTGTGACAAAGCAGGAATATCCTCATCTCTTCCACACAGTGGAAGGTCTTGCAATTGCTGCAGGCATCCCGACCCCCAAGCTCTACATCATCGATGATACTGCAATCAATGCCTTTGCGACTGGCCGGAGCCCTGAGCATGCTGCCATTACAGTCACAAAAGGATGCATAGACAAGCTCAACAGGACTGAGCTTGAAGGGGTCATTGCTCATGAGATGTCCCATATCAAGAATTATGATATCAGGATCATGATGCTTACTGTCATCATGGTCGGCATTGCCTTGCTCCTCTCAGATTTCATCCTGCGCTCTTTCCTGTGGGGCGGTGGCAGGAAACGCGAGTCCGGAGGTTCTGCTGGTGCTATCCTTATCGTGCTTGGCCTTGTGCTTGCACTCCTCACACCATTGATTGCTGAGCTCATGAAGCTTGCCATATCAAGAAAGAGAGAATATTTGGCAGATGCTGACGGCGCTTTATTGACAAGATACCCGCCAGGCCTGGCCGATGCCCTGAAGAAGATCAGGGATGACAATGAGCCATTGGTGGAAGCTGCAAATAAGGCGACAGCCCATCTTTTCATCGAGAATCCTCTGAAGAAAAAGAAAGGTAAAGTGAAATCTTTGTTCTCCACTCATCCTGACATCAATGACAGGATAAAGAGATTGGAAGCGATGTAA
- a CDS encoding ACT domain-containing protein: MNNPDLQEVIRNSPVVIHPGRYAYLQGKETTIKEHFLICKDDDEITIVTEEANIGGTDYVKDVKWFKLFEFKVSIPFLAPGFLAKISSAVAENNINILFVSTFSKDYALFKEEDYKNAMTILQKVGFSFIE, encoded by the coding sequence ATGAATAATCCTGATTTGCAGGAAGTTATTAGGAATAGTCCGGTGGTTATACACCCTGGACGTTATGCTTATTTACAGGGTAAAGAAACCACTATCAAAGAACATTTCTTAATCTGTAAAGATGATGATGAAATCACCATAGTGACAGAAGAGGCTAACATTGGTGGAACTGACTATGTTAAGGATGTAAAATGGTTCAAACTTTTTGAATTCAAAGTATCAATCCCCTTTCTAGCACCTGGATTTCTTGCAAAAATATCTTCTGCAGTTGCAGAAAATAATATCAATATATTGTTCGTATCAACTTTCTCTAAAGATTATGCCCTCTTTAAAGAGGAGGATTATAAAAACGCCATGACAATACTGCAAAAGGTTGGATTTTCATTCATTGAATAG
- a CDS encoding cysteine--tRNA ligase, producing the protein MAFKIFNTLTREKDMFKPIVQGKVGMYTCGPTVYNFAHIGNFRAYVCSDLLRRYLEHSGHDVRHIMNLTDVDDKTIRDSQKEGVSLKEFTERYSRAFFEDIDMLNIERAHAFPKATEHIPEMVNAVKKLMADGVAYKGEDGSIYYSVAKFPDYGKLSKIRADELQAGARVKQDEYTKESARDFALWKSYDPSDGDVYWETELGKGRPGWHIECSVMSTKYLGNHFDIHCGGIDLVFPHHENEIAQAEAYSGEKFVNYWVHNEWILVDGKKMSKSLGNFYTLRDLLQKGYPAMAIRYLLLSTHYRVQLNFTLDGIEAAKSTVNRLNEFIRNLKDVKEGEENPEISKDIEAARTGFNEKMDDDLNISEGLAVLFEFVRKINISIQEKRISHEDAASVIKFMQQTDKVLGVMTFEDEEMPPDLAEMIEKRKAARAAKDWAEADRIRDMIKEKGYIVEDSKDGFRWKRA; encoded by the coding sequence ATGGCATTCAAAATATTCAACACACTGACACGCGAGAAGGACATGTTCAAACCCATTGTCCAGGGCAAGGTCGGCATGTATACATGCGGGCCCACAGTCTATAATTTCGCGCACATAGGCAATTTCAGGGCATATGTGTGCTCTGACCTCCTGCGCAGATATCTGGAGCATTCCGGCCATGATGTCAGGCATATCATGAACCTCACAGATGTCGACGACAAGACAATCAGGGACTCACAGAAAGAGGGAGTCTCTCTCAAAGAGTTCACCGAAAGATATTCCAGGGCGTTCTTCGAGGATATCGATATGCTTAATATCGAAAGGGCCCATGCATTCCCGAAAGCCACAGAGCACATACCTGAGATGGTGAATGCTGTCAAGAAACTGATGGCGGACGGGGTCGCGTACAAAGGAGAGGACGGATCAATATACTATTCTGTGGCCAAATTCCCAGACTATGGGAAGCTCTCAAAAATAAGAGCGGATGAGCTGCAAGCAGGAGCCAGAGTGAAACAGGACGAATACACAAAGGAAAGCGCGCGCGATTTTGCGCTCTGGAAATCATATGATCCATCTGATGGGGATGTGTACTGGGAGACGGAACTGGGTAAGGGACGGCCTGGATGGCACATAGAGTGCAGCGTGATGTCTACAAAGTATCTGGGCAACCACTTCGATATCCATTGCGGCGGAATAGACCTCGTGTTCCCGCATCACGAGAACGAGATCGCACAGGCAGAGGCATATTCCGGAGAGAAATTCGTCAACTACTGGGTGCACAACGAATGGATACTTGTCGACGGCAAGAAGATGTCAAAATCACTCGGCAATTTCTATACGCTGCGGGATCTTCTCCAAAAAGGATATCCTGCGATGGCGATAAGGTACCTGCTCCTGTCGACACATTACAGGGTGCAGCTCAACTTCACGCTGGACGGCATCGAAGCAGCCAAGAGCACAGTCAACAGGCTGAATGAATTCATAAGGAACCTGAAAGATGTGAAAGAAGGGGAAGAAAATCCTGAGATCAGCAAAGATATCGAAGCTGCACGAACAGGATTCAATGAGAAGATGGATGATGACCTCAACATATCAGAGGGACTCGCTGTATTGTTCGAATTTGTCAGGAAGATCAACATCTCCATCCAGGAAAAGAGGATATCACATGAAGATGCGGCTTCGGTCATTAAATTCATGCAGCAGACAGACAAGGTGCTCGGCGTGATGACCTTCGAAGATGAAGAGATGCCCCCGGATCTTGCTGAGATGATAGAAAAAAGAAAAGCTGCGCGAGCAGCAAAGGACTGGGCAGAGGCAGACAGGATAAGAGACATGATCAAGGAGAAAGGCTATATAGTCGAGGATTCCAAGGACGGGTTCAGATGGAAAAGGGCCTGA
- a CDS encoding replication factor C large subunit produces MKSTTPWIKKYEPRKPKDVIGQEGAIKTLGEFVKIHRKQKKAVLIHGPTGCGKTSSVYALASEMDLELIEVNASDFRNKDQIESVLGNAVKQMSLFSSGKIIFVDEVDGVAGREDRGGLSAITDLIAETKFPMILSANNIWDQKFSTLRKKCMLVEFADLGYKEISLILERIAKEEKVAYDDHALKSLARRAGGDARAAINDLQTLYQMHGKIGMDEVDTLSQREKVETINNALVKVFKSKDLKVTNHAFDNLDEDLDKIFFWVDENLPKEYTRADDLAAAYDFVSQADVFRGRIRRWQHWRFLVYINSFLSSGVAVSKQEKYKDQVSYGPTQRILKLWIAKQKNLKKKAISGKIGEKCHTGTKDALQEIYPFVRSMMRSKRKDKEFLTSFADYFDLDKEEADHMLK; encoded by the coding sequence ATGAAAAGCACAACACCATGGATCAAGAAATATGAACCAAGGAAGCCCAAGGATGTCATCGGGCAAGAGGGAGCCATCAAGACACTCGGGGAATTCGTGAAGATCCACAGGAAACAGAAGAAGGCAGTCCTCATCCACGGACCGACAGGATGCGGGAAGACGAGCTCGGTATATGCACTTGCATCTGAGATGGATCTTGAGTTAATAGAGGTCAATGCATCAGACTTCAGGAACAAAGACCAGATAGAGAGCGTGCTGGGCAATGCTGTAAAGCAGATGAGCCTGTTCAGCTCAGGGAAGATAATATTCGTGGATGAAGTCGACGGCGTTGCAGGCAGGGAGGACAGGGGCGGGCTGAGTGCTATAACTGACCTGATAGCCGAGACAAAATTCCCGATGATATTGTCTGCGAACAACATCTGGGACCAGAAATTCAGCACACTCAGGAAGAAATGCATGCTTGTCGAGTTCGCTGACCTGGGGTATAAAGAGATATCCCTGATACTCGAGAGGATAGCGAAAGAAGAGAAAGTAGCTTATGATGACCATGCACTTAAATCATTGGCGCGACGTGCTGGCGGGGATGCAAGGGCAGCAATAAATGACCTGCAGACATTGTACCAGATGCATGGAAAGATAGGCATGGATGAGGTTGACACGCTCTCGCAGAGAGAGAAGGTAGAGACGATCAACAATGCACTTGTAAAAGTGTTCAAGAGCAAGGACCTCAAAGTGACAAACCACGCATTTGACAATCTTGATGAGGATCTGGACAAGATATTCTTCTGGGTCGATGAGAACCTGCCAAAAGAATACACCAGGGCTGATGACCTCGCAGCAGCATATGATTTCGTCAGCCAGGCAGATGTTTTCAGGGGGAGGATAAGAAGATGGCAGCACTGGAGGTTCCTTGTGTATATCAATTCATTCCTGAGTTCAGGAGTTGCTGTGAGCAAGCAAGAGAAATACAAAGACCAAGTCAGCTACGGGCCGACACAGAGGATACTCAAGTTATGGATAGCAAAACAGAAGAACCTCAAGAAGAAAGCCATATCAGGCAAGATCGGCGAAAAGTGCCATACAGGCACAAAGGATGCGCTGCAGGAGATATATCCATTTGTCCGCAGCATGATGAGGTCAAAGAGAAAAGACAAAGAATTCTTAACATCATTTGCTGATTATTTTGACCTGGACAAGGAAGAAGCCGATCATATGCTGAAGTGA
- the speD gene encoding adenosylmethionine decarboxylase: protein MSFTGLRRKVVGLGYGPHLTIDGYNADKKALGDYLLVRDVLDNLPSVIGMTKIIPPYVIKYDGKHKPEDWGITGFVVIAESHISIHTYPDKGYIAFDIFSCRQFDADKAFDYIINAFKIKRFEKNLVQRGLEFPRT from the coding sequence ATGAGCTTCACCGGACTCAGGAGGAAGGTGGTGGGCTTGGGTTATGGTCCTCATCTCACAATTGACGGTTATAATGCAGACAAGAAGGCATTGGGCGATTATCTCCTAGTAAGAGATGTCCTCGACAACCTGCCGTCTGTAATCGGCATGACAAAGATAATCCCGCCCTATGTGATAAAGTACGACGGCAAGCACAAGCCAGAGGACTGGGGCATCACAGGATTCGTGGTGATCGCCGAGAGCCACATAAGCATCCACACATACCCTGACAAGGGGTATATCGCATTCGACATCTTCTCATGCAGGCAGTTCGATGCGGACAAGGCTTTCGACTACATCATCAATGCATTCAAGATCAAGAGATTCGAGAAAAACCTTGTCCAGAGAGGGCTTGAGTTCCCAAGGACATAA
- a CDS encoding ATP-binding protein — MNPEKSRYISIAVQNPSLIHLPISERGDSVTEIGLQFVNPSEKQVSIFADLEDTGLVIDCEDFQIDDTEKYTAAVNEVVTFRGDPIIQDMRISMAGDGYEYVIGGYLRTQRLFRQKDIERLPIGFPLHGVDLGDFILSLDHHKEKDGLIELGHIFGDRDNLFGLSIGINADLEGNLQREITEKVRQEAKGFLGRKKIAETTQKKSRMARLPDDMPAKEVIIIDNLVRICQTLERGVNSVFTYLGEPIKSIGEVQVAYMFSRTDDVIFHYDKGLKGVAKSYDIRDYQGTKLYCYHPDPGTGHFKIGSFTDVQQKAGSGTSIEDKPKSAQILKPHYVQKKPDTRKAEDSGIVTLDDVVGAVEAKKELMRACNHFKNPERYREFGITPKAGVLLHGPSGTGKTLLARAMANDAEAKFLLCESYDILSKFSGESENNLGNLLREAAKYDRCILIIDEFDALGRKREMSDSSSHGTEARIVNILLGFLDGFKKQDNVYMIGTTNRLDVIDGAIIQRLDTIYVPLPDLEARAELVRRRTERYRSDFRPGLFGEIDYNAIAKASEGLSGRDLVGEKRSVFSSLLYKAEELSVNQGKGYILTTKDWLDEIERSKPKPSGPRIGFKKY, encoded by the coding sequence ATGAACCCGGAAAAAAGCAGATATATCTCAATAGCAGTTCAGAACCCATCATTGATCCATTTACCCATATCTGAAAGGGGTGATTCGGTTACTGAGATTGGCCTGCAATTTGTTAATCCTTCAGAAAAGCAGGTTTCGATATTCGCGGACTTAGAAGACACAGGTTTAGTGATAGATTGCGAAGATTTTCAAATAGATGACACTGAGAAGTATACTGCTGCAGTCAATGAGGTGGTAACTTTCCGCGGTGATCCTATCATCCAGGATATGAGAATCAGTATGGCTGGTGATGGGTATGAATATGTTATCGGGGGGTATTTGAGGACCCAGCGTTTATTCAGACAGAAAGACATTGAAAGATTACCCATCGGGTTTCCGTTGCATGGTGTTGATTTGGGGGATTTCATTTTAAGTTTGGATCATCATAAAGAAAAGGATGGATTAATTGAATTGGGGCATATTTTTGGGGATAGGGATAATTTGTTTGGCTTGAGTATTGGGATAAATGCTGACTTAGAAGGTAATCTTCAGAGGGAGATAACTGAAAAAGTCAGGCAAGAGGCCAAAGGATTCCTTGGAAGGAAAAAGATTGCTGAAACGACCCAAAAAAAATCCAGGATGGCTAGATTGCCGGATGATATGCCCGCAAAAGAAGTTATTATTATTGACAATCTTGTTAGGATTTGTCAAACACTGGAAAGGGGTGTTAACTCTGTGTTCACATATTTGGGAGAGCCGATTAAATCAATCGGCGAGGTGCAGGTTGCTTATATGTTTTCTCGGACCGATGATGTTATTTTTCATTATGATAAAGGTCTAAAAGGCGTGGCAAAATCATATGACATCAGGGATTATCAGGGAACAAAGCTGTATTGTTATCACCCTGATCCTGGCACAGGCCATTTCAAGATTGGCAGCTTCACAGATGTGCAGCAGAAGGCAGGATCAGGCACATCAATTGAGGATAAGCCGAAATCAGCGCAGATACTGAAGCCGCATTATGTTCAGAAAAAGCCAGATACGAGAAAAGCCGAAGATTCAGGTATTGTCACATTGGACGATGTTGTCGGGGCTGTTGAAGCAAAAAAAGAGTTGATGAGGGCATGCAATCATTTTAAGAATCCTGAAAGATATAGAGAATTTGGTATAACACCAAAAGCAGGTGTTTTGCTTCATGGCCCTTCTGGGACTGGAAAGACTTTGTTGGCCAGAGCAATGGCTAATGATGCAGAAGCGAAATTCTTGTTATGCGAATCTTATGATATATTGAGCAAATTTTCAGGAGAGTCTGAAAATAATCTGGGGAATCTGCTGAGAGAAGCGGCAAAATATGACCGGTGCATACTGATAATCGATGAATTTGATGCTCTGGGAAGGAAAAGGGAAATGAGTGACTCAAGTTCTCATGGGACAGAGGCAAGAATCGTGAATATTCTGTTGGGTTTCTTGGATGGATTTAAAAAGCAGGATAATGTATATATGATTGGTACTACCAATCGTCTTGATGTTATTGATGGAGCGATAATCCAGAGATTAGATACAATTTATGTGCCATTGCCTGACTTGGAAGCAAGGGCAGAGCTGGTCAGAAGAAGAACAGAAAGATACAGGAGTGATTTCCGGCCTGGCCTGTTTGGTGAAATTGATTACAATGCGATTGCGAAGGCGAGTGAAGGTTTGTCTGGCAGAGATCTGGTTGGTGAAAAGAGGAGTGTCTTCTCGTCTCTGCTTTACAAAGCAGAAGAGCTGTCTGTGAATCAGGGGAAAGGTTATATTCTGACAACCAAAGATTGGTTGGATGAGATAGAAAGGTCAAAACCTAAGCCGAGCGGTCCAAGAATTGGCTTTAAAAAATACTAG
- a CDS encoding fibrillarin-like rRNA/tRNA 2'-O-methyltransferase: MKKTRFDSVFEANRRIYTENLVPGTQVYGERIWREGGKEYREWDCFKSKLGAAMMLGIRETGIMRGAKVLYLGASTGTTISHVSDIVKDGVAFGVEFAPRMMRDLVFLCQERKNIIPIMADAFHPERYLHLVPQTDAVFQDIAQKNQEEIFRKNCQLYLKNGGRGILALKARSVDVTKKPRDIFQETEKKLREWARIIDIRDIGDYEKDHCVFVIEIR; this comes from the coding sequence ATGAAAAAGACCAGATTTGACAGCGTGTTCGAAGCGAACAGGAGGATCTATACAGAGAACCTGGTCCCAGGCACGCAGGTCTACGGAGAAAGGATATGGCGGGAAGGCGGCAAAGAGTACCGCGAGTGGGACTGCTTCAAATCAAAGCTCGGCGCTGCGATGATGCTCGGGATCAGGGAGACCGGGATAATGAGAGGGGCAAAAGTGCTCTACCTGGGAGCAAGCACAGGAACCACAATAAGCCATGTGTCAGACATAGTCAAAGATGGTGTGGCTTTCGGGGTCGAGTTCGCTCCGAGAATGATGAGGGATCTTGTGTTCCTGTGCCAGGAAAGGAAAAACATCATCCCGATAATGGCAGATGCATTCCACCCAGAGAGATACCTGCATCTTGTGCCGCAGACAGATGCGGTCTTCCAGGATATCGCACAGAAGAACCAGGAAGAGATATTCAGGAAGAACTGCCAGCTCTATCTTAAGAACGGGGGAAGAGGGATACTTGCACTGAAGGCAAGATCTGTCGATGTGACAAAGAAACCAAGAGACATCTTCCAGGAGACTGAGAAGAAGCTCAGGGAGTGGGCCAGGATAATCGACATAAGAGATATAGGGGACTATGAGAAGGACCATTGCGTATTCGTAATAGAAATAAGGTAA
- a CDS encoding valine--tRNA ligase, with amino-acid sequence MATAKITEKRWDKSFEKPVYARWKADKLFAFNKDAIKPFYSIDTPPPYVNTPIHIGHAVTYVLMDMFARYRRMTGHEVLFPLGLDRNGLPIEMAAERRFGKKLSEVSRAEFVKMCNQVLEESSAESTDSFLKLGISFNSWELGSGIGDMYYTDSDEYRTLTQETFIDLWNKGLIYEDERTNNYCPGCQTTIADSEIDYMDIPSLFNDVIFKIEETGEEIIIGTTRPELICSCAMVVFHPDDARYHHLEGKHAITPVFNKKVPIRAHPSASMEKGTGLVMMCSFGDYTDIRFFRDMNLEPIISINIDGKMNENAGQYNGLAVREAREKIIEDLRSAGLLVKQKEITHRTPVCERSKDEIEFISMKEYYLKQLDFLDDMKRVSNGLNFFAPKSKQILDAWIDSVKIDWPISRRRVYATEIPLWYCKSCNAKMVPEKGRYYRPWKDKAPFGRCRCGSSEFVPEMRVFDTWFDSSITPLYILGYGRDPEFFQRAKPCTLRPQGKEIIRTWLYYTLLKCYHLTGEKIFRDAWINYHIVDEKGTKMSKSLGNVIDPHDILEKFGAEPFRLWCAVEGNLDNSDLRCSYERIDGAGKTLTKLWNVTRFISMFEYDKTSEYKLTELDKWIISEVNELIDLCRKSYEVYDFHNPGIQLKHFIWDTLASHYLEMAKKRAYNDGGIFSKEEQNGALYTLDYCTKTLLRLLSPITPFITEKLYSSLFEGEIHHMPFPEVEHDVSSQVTNQDIIDINSAVWKAKEEHSISLKNPIKMVTLTEKYRPVEKELIITHNIEKVEYGDEIKVIAE; translated from the coding sequence ATGGCAACAGCCAAGATCACTGAAAAACGCTGGGATAAGTCATTTGAGAAGCCTGTTTATGCCAGGTGGAAGGCTGATAAGCTGTTTGCCTTCAATAAGGATGCAATAAAGCCATTCTATAGCATTGACACCCCTCCGCCTTATGTGAACACTCCGATCCATATCGGGCATGCTGTCACTTATGTGCTGATGGATATGTTTGCCAGGTATCGCAGGATGACTGGCCACGAAGTGCTTTTCCCGCTTGGTCTGGACCGCAATGGACTGCCGATTGAGATGGCAGCAGAACGCAGGTTCGGCAAGAAGCTCAGTGAGGTTTCAAGGGCAGAGTTTGTGAAGATGTGCAATCAGGTCCTGGAGGAGTCCTCTGCTGAATCGACTGATTCTTTCCTGAAGCTGGGCATCTCTTTCAATTCCTGGGAGCTTGGCAGTGGCATAGGCGATATGTATTACACTGACTCTGATGAGTACAGGACCCTGACTCAGGAGACTTTCATCGATCTCTGGAACAAGGGCCTGATCTATGAGGATGAGCGTACCAATAATTACTGCCCAGGCTGCCAGACAACTATCGCTGACTCTGAGATTGATTATATGGACATCCCTTCTCTGTTCAATGATGTCATCTTCAAGATTGAGGAGACAGGTGAAGAGATCATCATCGGCACCACAAGGCCCGAGCTCATCTGCAGCTGTGCGATGGTCGTCTTCCATCCTGATGATGCGAGGTATCACCATCTTGAAGGCAAGCACGCGATCACCCCGGTTTTCAATAAGAAAGTCCCTATCAGGGCACATCCGAGCGCAAGCATGGAGAAGGGCACGGGATTGGTCATGATGTGCTCTTTCGGTGATTATACTGACATAAGGTTCTTCAGGGATATGAACCTCGAACCTATCATATCGATAAATATCGACGGCAAGATGAATGAGAACGCCGGCCAGTACAATGGCCTTGCTGTCAGGGAGGCCAGGGAGAAGATTATTGAGGATCTCAGGTCCGCAGGCTTGCTTGTGAAGCAGAAGGAGATAACGCACCGCACGCCTGTTTGCGAGAGGAGCAAGGATGAGATAGAGTTCATCAGCATGAAGGAATACTATCTCAAGCAGCTTGATTTCCTCGATGACATGAAGAGGGTGAGCAATGGGCTGAATTTCTTTGCGCCTAAGTCAAAGCAGATCCTTGATGCCTGGATTGATTCTGTCAAGATTGACTGGCCCATCTCAAGGAGGAGGGTTTATGCGACTGAGATCCCGCTCTGGTACTGCAAGTCCTGCAATGCGAAGATGGTTCCTGAGAAAGGCAGGTATTACAGGCCATGGAAAGACAAGGCGCCTTTTGGCAGGTGCAGGTGCGGTTCATCTGAATTTGTTCCTGAGATGAGGGTCTTTGACACCTGGTTTGACTCGTCGATAACCCCCTTGTATATCCTCGGTTATGGCCGTGATCCCGAGTTCTTCCAGAGAGCCAAGCCTTGCACATTGAGGCCCCAGGGCAAAGAGATAATCAGGACCTGGCTGTACTATACCCTGCTCAAGTGCTATCACCTTACTGGTGAAAAGATATTCAGGGATGCGTGGATAAATTATCATATAGTGGATGAGAAGGGCACAAAGATGTCCAAGTCATTGGGCAATGTCATCGACCCGCATGATATCCTGGAGAAATTCGGGGCAGAGCCCTTCAGGCTTTGGTGCGCTGTCGAGGGGAATCTTGATAACTCTGACCTGCGCTGCTCTTATGAGAGGATCGATGGTGCTGGCAAGACCCTTACCAAGCTCTGGAATGTCACTAGGTTCATATCCATGTTCGAATATGACAAGACTTCAGAATACAAGCTTACAGAGCTCGACAAGTGGATCATTTCAGAGGTCAATGAGCTCATCGATCTCTGCAGGAAGAGCTATGAGGTATATGATTTCCATAATCCGGGTATCCAGCTGAAGCATTTCATCTGGGATACTCTTGCAAGCCATTATCTCGAGATGGCAAAGAAGCGCGCATATAATGATGGAGGTATCTTCTCGAAAGAGGAGCAGAACGGAGCATTGTACACTCTTGACTATTGCACAAAAACACTGCTTAGGCTCCTCTCGCCGATCACGCCTTTCATCACTGAGAAGCTTTATTCCAGCTTGTTCGAAGGCGAGATCCACCATATGCCTTTCCCTGAGGTGGAGCATGATGTCTCATCCCAGGTCACAAATCAGGATATCATCGATATAAACAGCGCTGTGTGGAAGGCAAAGGAGGAGCACAGCATCTCCTTGAAGAACCCCATAAAGATGGTCACTTTGACAGAAAAATACAGGCCTGTCGAGAAAGAGCTTATCATCACCCATAACATAGAGAAGGTGGAGTATGGTGATGAGATTAAGGTCATCGCAGAATAA
- a CDS encoding NUDIX domain-containing protein — MEKGLRLDLVVCGHLIHDNKLLLIHHKKLDMWLPPGGHIDKDETPDDTLIREFKEEVNLDIEILNRNDVDPAGNIISQLALPFYCNVHSVGDHAHSCSFYLCRALKNEIKKKDDEVNDFRWFTKEELNDPSVPVDVRNIGFKAFEALDRLKRQ, encoded by the coding sequence ATGGAAAAGGGCCTGAGGCTGGATCTAGTTGTCTGCGGCCATCTGATACATGACAATAAACTGCTTCTCATACACCACAAGAAACTTGACATGTGGCTGCCTCCAGGAGGCCATATAGACAAGGATGAAACGCCTGATGACACCCTCATACGTGAGTTCAAAGAGGAAGTCAATCTTGATATAGAGATCCTCAACAGGAATGATGTCGATCCTGCTGGCAACATAATATCACAGCTTGCACTGCCATTCTACTGCAATGTCCACAGTGTGGGGGACCATGCTCACAGCTGTTCATTCTATCTGTGCAGAGCTCTCAAGAATGAAATCAAGAAGAAGGATGATGAAGTCAATGATTTCAGATGGTTCACAAAAGAAGAATTGAACGATCCTTCAGTGCCAGTTGATGTCAGGAACATCGGATTCAAGGCATTCGAGGCGCTTGACAGACTTAAAAGACAATAA